A stretch of Anaeromyxobacter dehalogenans 2CP-1 DNA encodes these proteins:
- a CDS encoding Sec-independent protein translocase subunit TatA/TatB: protein MTELLIVAFVALLVFGATRIPALGDALGRAVRGVRAAARGDRGPEQPPRP, encoded by the coding sequence ATGACCGAGCTCCTCATCGTCGCCTTCGTCGCGCTGCTGGTCTTCGGCGCCACCCGGATCCCGGCGCTGGGGGACGCGCTGGGCCGGGCGGTGCGCGGGGTCCGGGCCGCCGCGCGCGGCGACCGCGGGCCCGAGCAGCCGCCGCGGCCCTGA
- a CDS encoding glycerophosphodiester phosphodiesterase, translating to MPTPNRRAPRADGRPLVLGHRGASADAPENTLAAFRLALAQGADGVELDVWRCRTGEVVVVHDEDTGRVAGARFRVDATPLAELRALDVGAWKGERFRGARISTLPEVLEALPGAVVNVELKSRGRDLRLAEAVARDVRRAGAGGRVIASSFDYRLVAAFRLAAPEVPVGLLFEPGHRWRLRTALAARLLGAAAVHPDASLVTPARAEAWRARGLAVNAWTVDAPDEVARLTGLGAAALITNVPGRTRAQVRALTGR from the coding sequence ATGCCCACCCCGAACCGCAGGGCCCCCCGCGCAGACGGCCGCCCGCTCGTGCTCGGCCACCGGGGCGCGAGCGCCGACGCGCCCGAGAACACGCTCGCCGCCTTCCGCCTGGCCCTCGCGCAGGGCGCCGACGGGGTGGAGCTGGACGTCTGGCGGTGCCGCACCGGGGAGGTGGTGGTCGTCCACGACGAGGACACCGGGCGCGTGGCCGGCGCGCGGTTCCGGGTGGACGCCACGCCGCTCGCCGAGCTGCGCGCGCTCGACGTGGGCGCGTGGAAGGGCGAGCGGTTCCGGGGCGCGCGGATCTCGACGCTGCCGGAGGTGCTGGAGGCGCTCCCGGGGGCGGTGGTGAACGTGGAGCTGAAGTCGCGCGGGCGCGACCTGCGCCTGGCCGAGGCGGTGGCGCGCGACGTGCGGCGCGCCGGTGCGGGGGGGAGGGTGATCGCCTCCTCCTTCGACTACCGGCTGGTGGCCGCGTTCCGGCTGGCGGCGCCGGAGGTGCCGGTGGGGCTGCTCTTCGAGCCGGGGCACCGCTGGCGCCTGCGCACGGCGCTCGCCGCGCGGCTGCTCGGCGCCGCCGCCGTCCACCCGGACGCCTCGCTCGTCACCCCGGCGCGCGCCGAGGCGTGGCGGGCGCGCGGCCTGGCGGTGAACGCCTGGACCGTGGACGCGCCGGACGAGGTGGCCCGGCTCACCGGGCTCGGTGCGGCCGCCCTCATCACCAACGTCCCGGGCCGCACCCGGGCGCAGGTGCGCGCGCTCACCGGCCGCTAG
- a CDS encoding cytochrome ubiquinol oxidase subunit I, translated as MTDLLAARALFGVSLAFHIVFAAVGVAMPLFMVLAEWRWRRTGSEVHLELARRWAKGTAILFAVGAVSGTVISFELGLLWPRFMQFAGPIIGMPFSLEGFAFFAEAIFLGIYLYGWGRVGPRLHLAAGWVVAASGATSAFFVTLANVWMNVPAGFELGAGGVAAGAAAIDPFVAMFPPGWQHQVIHVLISCYAATGFAVAGIHAFMLLRERDNPFHRAALRIAFGVGALAALLQPLSGDFSARQIATTQPVKLAALEGHFRTERGAPLRIGGIPDEERRETRYALEIPYGLSLLAFHDPQAEVRGLEAFPRDRWPNTLLVHLAFQVMVGLGSIMALLAAAWAVRRVRRREPGRWLLRALVVASPFGFVALEAGWLVTEWGRQPFTVWGVLRTADSVTPVTNLAIPFIGFMVLYVFLAVVVVALLWRQIAKSPRAVALGPGAGTAEVRP; from the coding sequence GTGACCGACCTCCTCGCCGCCCGCGCGCTCTTCGGCGTCTCGCTCGCCTTCCACATCGTCTTCGCCGCCGTCGGCGTGGCCATGCCGCTGTTCATGGTCCTGGCCGAATGGCGCTGGCGCCGCACCGGCTCGGAGGTGCACCTGGAGCTGGCGCGCCGGTGGGCGAAGGGCACCGCCATCCTGTTCGCGGTGGGCGCCGTCTCCGGCACGGTCATCTCGTTCGAGCTGGGGCTGCTCTGGCCGCGCTTCATGCAGTTCGCGGGTCCCATCATCGGCATGCCGTTCTCGCTGGAGGGCTTCGCGTTCTTCGCGGAGGCGATCTTCCTCGGCATCTACCTGTACGGCTGGGGCCGCGTCGGCCCGCGCCTGCACCTCGCCGCCGGGTGGGTGGTCGCGGCGAGCGGCGCCACCTCCGCGTTCTTCGTGACGCTCGCGAACGTCTGGATGAACGTGCCGGCCGGCTTCGAGCTGGGCGCCGGCGGGGTGGCGGCCGGCGCCGCCGCCATCGACCCGTTCGTCGCGATGTTCCCGCCCGGCTGGCAGCACCAGGTCATCCACGTCCTCATCTCGTGCTACGCGGCGACCGGCTTCGCGGTGGCGGGCATCCACGCGTTCATGCTCCTGCGCGAGCGGGACAACCCGTTCCACCGCGCCGCGCTCCGCATCGCGTTCGGCGTGGGCGCGCTCGCGGCGCTGCTGCAGCCGCTCTCGGGCGACTTCTCCGCGCGCCAGATCGCGACCACGCAGCCGGTGAAGCTCGCCGCGCTGGAGGGTCACTTCCGGACCGAGCGCGGCGCGCCGCTGCGCATCGGCGGCATCCCCGACGAGGAGCGGCGCGAGACGCGCTACGCGCTGGAGATCCCGTACGGCCTCTCGCTGCTCGCGTTCCACGACCCGCAGGCCGAGGTGCGCGGCCTGGAGGCGTTCCCGCGCGACCGCTGGCCCAACACGCTGCTCGTGCACCTCGCCTTCCAGGTGATGGTCGGGCTGGGCTCGATCATGGCGCTGCTCGCCGCGGCCTGGGCGGTGCGCCGGGTGCGCCGCCGCGAGCCGGGGCGCTGGCTGCTGCGGGCGCTGGTCGTGGCGTCCCCGTTCGGCTTCGTGGCGCTCGAGGCGGGCTGGCTCGTGACGGAGTGGGGCCGCCAGCCGTTCACGGTGTGGGGCGTGCTGCGCACCGCCGACTCGGTGACGCCGGTGACGAACCTCGCGATCCCGTTCATCGGCTTCATGGTGCTCTACGTGTTCCTCGCCGTGGTGGTGGTGGCGCTGCTCTGGCGCCAGATCGCGAAGAGCCCGCGCGCCGTCGCCCTCGGCCCCGGCGCCGGCACCGCGGAGGTGCGGCCGTGA
- a CDS encoding cytochrome d ubiquinol oxidase subunit II: protein MTPADLLGGVILVAAVLYALLGGADFGAGIWDLLAGGPRKKEQRALIEEALGPIWEANHVWLILIVVLLFTAFPPAFAAITIALFVPLMLLLVGIVLRGAAFTFRTYDAPEDRVQARWGLVFSGSSVVAPLTLGVIVGALASGGLGAAARGEAPFAWAAPFPLAVGAFAAALFAYVAAAYLAVEAGGALREDFRRRAIGAGVAVFLTAALSAALSWREAPLVFAGLTRRGWSIPLHLATGAAAVTAFAALYRGQVRLARAAAAAQVTLIVLGWGASQYPYLVVPDHTLASASAPRATQVPVLWALAAGAVLLFPALYLLFRVFKGERPFAILDRDRPR, encoded by the coding sequence GTGACGCCGGCCGACCTGCTGGGCGGGGTGATCCTCGTCGCCGCGGTCCTGTACGCGCTGCTCGGCGGGGCGGACTTCGGCGCCGGCATCTGGGACCTGCTCGCCGGCGGTCCGCGCAAGAAGGAGCAGCGCGCGCTGATCGAGGAGGCGCTCGGGCCGATCTGGGAGGCGAACCACGTCTGGCTGATCCTGATCGTGGTGCTGCTGTTCACGGCGTTCCCGCCGGCGTTCGCGGCCATCACCATCGCGCTGTTCGTCCCGCTCATGCTCCTGCTGGTCGGCATCGTGCTCCGCGGCGCGGCGTTCACGTTCCGGACCTACGACGCGCCCGAGGACCGCGTGCAGGCGCGCTGGGGGCTCGTGTTCTCCGGGTCGTCGGTGGTGGCGCCGCTCACGCTCGGCGTCATCGTGGGCGCGCTCGCCTCCGGCGGCTTGGGCGCGGCCGCGCGCGGCGAGGCGCCGTTCGCCTGGGCGGCGCCGTTCCCGCTGGCGGTGGGCGCGTTCGCCGCCGCGCTGTTCGCGTACGTGGCCGCGGCGTACCTGGCGGTCGAGGCGGGGGGCGCGCTGCGCGAGGACTTCCGGCGCCGCGCCATCGGCGCGGGCGTGGCGGTGTTCCTGACCGCGGCCCTGTCGGCCGCGCTCTCCTGGCGCGAGGCGCCGCTCGTGTTCGCCGGGCTGACGCGGCGCGGCTGGTCGATCCCGCTGCACCTCGCCACCGGCGCCGCGGCGGTCACCGCGTTCGCCGCGCTGTACCGCGGGCAGGTACGCCTGGCGCGCGCCGCGGCGGCGGCGCAGGTCACGCTCATCGTGCTCGGCTGGGGCGCGTCGCAGTACCCGTACCTCGTGGTGCCGGACCACACGCTCGCGTCGGCGAGCGCGCCGCGCGCGACGCAGGTGCCGGTGCTCTGGGCGCTCGCCGCCGGGGCGGTGCTGCTGTTCCCGGCGCTCTACCTGCTGTTCCGCGTCTTCAAGGGCGAGCGGCCCTTCGCCATCCTCGACCGCGATCGTCCGCGCTGA
- a CDS encoding NAD(P)/FAD-dependent oxidoreductase, with product MAGFDYVVVGGGMAGHAAAQGIRLVDGAGSIAILGDEPERPYARPPLSKALWRGQEEGSIWLPEVAGTTLRTGVRVSAIDRAAHRVELEGGGAIEYRKLLLATGGTPRRLPGAAEGVIHFRTVADFRRLRALPAGRRVVVVGGGFIGSEVSSALSDAGYRVTLVFPEETIGARTFPRDLGLHLNGYYGEHGVEVLPATRVSGVERRGDGFAVRTGGGELPADLVVAGLGIAPNDALARGAGLDVDDGIVVDASLRTRDPDVFAAGDVARFWNPALGRLLRVEHEDNANKMGETAGRAMAGADVVYGHLPFFYSDLFDLGYEAVGVVDARLETVADWQEPFRRGVIYYLADGRVRGVVTWGAFGKLDAARALVAEQGPHRAADLRGRIPV from the coding sequence ATGGCCGGCTTCGACTACGTGGTGGTGGGCGGCGGGATGGCGGGGCACGCCGCGGCCCAGGGGATCCGGCTGGTGGACGGCGCCGGCTCCATCGCCATCCTGGGCGACGAGCCGGAGCGGCCCTACGCCCGGCCCCCGCTCTCCAAGGCGCTCTGGCGCGGGCAGGAGGAGGGCTCGATCTGGCTGCCCGAGGTGGCCGGGACCACGCTCCGTACCGGCGTGCGCGTGAGCGCGATCGACCGCGCCGCGCACCGGGTCGAGCTCGAGGGCGGCGGGGCGATCGAGTACCGCAAGCTGCTGCTCGCGACCGGAGGGACGCCGCGGCGGCTGCCCGGGGCCGCGGAAGGGGTGATCCACTTCCGCACCGTGGCGGACTTCCGCCGGCTGCGCGCGCTCCCGGCCGGTCGGCGCGTGGTGGTGGTCGGCGGCGGCTTCATCGGCTCGGAGGTGTCCTCGGCGCTCTCCGACGCCGGCTACCGGGTGACGCTCGTGTTCCCGGAGGAGACCATCGGTGCGCGGACGTTCCCGCGCGACCTGGGCCTGCACCTGAACGGCTACTACGGCGAGCACGGGGTGGAGGTGCTGCCGGCCACGCGGGTCTCCGGCGTGGAGCGGCGCGGGGACGGCTTCGCCGTGCGCACCGGCGGCGGCGAGCTCCCGGCGGACCTGGTGGTGGCGGGGCTCGGGATCGCGCCGAACGACGCGCTGGCGCGCGGCGCCGGGCTGGACGTGGACGACGGCATCGTGGTGGACGCGTCGCTCCGCACCCGCGATCCGGACGTGTTCGCCGCGGGCGACGTGGCGCGCTTCTGGAACCCCGCGCTGGGCCGGCTCCTCCGCGTGGAGCACGAGGACAACGCGAACAAGATGGGCGAGACGGCGGGGCGCGCCATGGCCGGCGCGGACGTCGTCTACGGCCACCTCCCGTTCTTCTACTCCGACCTGTTCGACCTCGGGTACGAGGCGGTCGGCGTGGTGGACGCGCGGCTCGAGACCGTCGCCGACTGGCAGGAGCCGTTCCGCCGGGGCGTGATCTACTACCTCGCCGACGGGCGCGTCCGGGGCGTGGTGACCTGGGGCGCGTTCGGCAAGCTGGACGCCGCCCGCGCGCTGGTGGCCGAGCAGGGGCCGCACCGCGCGGCCGACCTGCGCGGCCGGATCCCGGTGTAG